From Camelina sativa cultivar DH55 chromosome 5, Cs, whole genome shotgun sequence:
GATTGATTAGGTTTGTATGCATTTAATAGAATTATCCATTTTGGCTTGGTCAACTTTACTAATTTAGTATCAATACTTTAATTTGAAGCTAATAGGGGTTGACTTGGATATGCTGTTCGTTTTGGGGAGTTTCAGTATTGAGGTATCAAATTCGGGGAATTAAGTTCTCATATCGTGAAACCTAACTCGATGACCAAATAGCTGAACGTTGCTAAGTCGTTTTGTATTTGAAGGACCATCAATGCATTGATAAAAGTCCTTTGTTGTGCAGTCTGTGAATTTACATCTCTTTGGGACTCTACTCAAATTTTATGGTGACATGGTTAGTAAGTTGCTCTGGCTTAGTTTTTCAGCTTTGTCCCTTGCCATTAGATTTTAGTTGTAGTCGCTTTGGTATAATCTCGTTTcagattttaatttagttgaTGCAAATTTTTCCTTtgaccccctttttttttttgttcaaatctCGATGAACAATTTTCCAAGCCTAACTACATGCTGGGAGAACtttcttttccttatttttctctgttGGGATTTGAGACAATTCTTGTATGCGTACATATTGTAGTGAAACTTTGGTGATAGGTTTAGGAAAAAAGTGAACACTCCAAGCCCCAAATTAATACATTACAACCCATCATGGCAATTTATCATTTAAGATCTTAATATATTCAGCATCAGGATATGTACTTATCTTTctattttgtgttttcttcGTCCCATTGTCCCGAAAGGtgttcctttttcttctatAGATGATTCACCCTTTTGTTTGAAATCTGTATATTCCTTGCAGATTGCTCTATAAGGAGTTTTCCTTCCCAGTCTTTTTGATAACCTAGTTAATTTGCAAACGTCATCCCATTGGTTAACTGGTGTAGAGTAAGATAGACTAGTGgtcaaatgtaaaaaaaaaggatcttaCTTTTATTTCCAGCTCCACAAATTTTCTCAAACTGTCATGACTTGTGTGGTTACAGACTAGTGTACAATTTGAAAGAGCTTTGTTGTCTCTGCGcttgtttttctctttgacCTCTTTTAGGAGATCATGTACAGCTTTTCTGCTGTCACATCTTGGCATTCTTCCTTGGATGTAGTTGTGCTAATTATATGGTAAGGCAATAGTTCAGAATGGTTCTAGTAAAGTAAACTATGAATCTTGGGGATTTAAGCTTAAAAATAGTAATAGTACCTTTTCTGCTGAATTGTCTGAAATCACGTATATCTTAATGGTCCAGCTCTTGGCATTGTACTTACTGCTGAAGTATCATCTTACTTTCATGTGCTAAGCTTTTACTGCTGTTGAAATTGAGGCTCTAAATATACAAAGCAAGTTTAAGAGTATGTTAGATACAGTATGATagatttgtgtttatatattgaTCCTGGTGCTCATATCTAGATAAGATCATAATGATACTGTTTGTTTGGAAGAGCATTACATGATCAATGGTTTCTTCTGTTGTATCTGTTATAGGTAGCTTGTCAAGAGCATTCTGCAATTGATCTACTAGCTTGTTGCAGTGGACAATGAAGTTTGCAGCTGAGAGACAGCGCGCCGTTCAGAACTTCACTTGTTTTGAAAACTTACTCTGGTTTGCTTGCCTGTTCCAGTGAACTGACCAGAATCCCCCGGAAAACGTGTTGGCTAGATAGACGGAGAGTCGTTTGCTTGCCTGCTACAGTGAAGTGTGTGGGGTTTACAACAGAGGTCGCCAGAGGGAAGTCTGATGCTGCCGGTTGACTGCGGCAATAACATGGCCGTCGATATCTTCATACccatgatgatgatatatgaatACTTTgcaactacatatatataaacttcagatttctttttttgaaaatgttgtttGCTCGTCGAGACTTGTAATCTCTCACTTATGAAGAAGTTGTAatcatgattatatataaagaagttgGGAAAGATTCTCGTGTGTCCCTTTCATATTCAGACAATCACGGagtaaagtaaaacaaaagatgcGGTAGGAAATAATTCATTCAATCacgaaagcaaaaaaagaatcCCCTTTACCAAACCATCATACTATATTGCTTAACATCATAGGTTTCcgtatttctttttaatatatagtcaGTGCGGTTATAAAATACAGAATATTGGAAAATGGAAATAGTATGCataataatatctaaatattaccTTTTTGAACTTAAGAATTGTCCCTCTCTCTCCGCAAGATGACAAAAGGTATACCAAACCATTATTATGACAAAAAGATGGTTTTGTCATCTTCATATGTATCTCCATATCTTtccaacagtttttttttttttttggacagagATTGGTGATAACTGGATAACCTCATAAACCTTACCAATCTTTGattttgagtgtttttttactaacagtttttctttttgggacaGAGATTGGATATAACCCTACCAATCTTcgattttgagtttttcttaCTTACTAACAGTTTTGGGAATTTTTGAAGTCAaaccatttaaaacatataaaaatggaaactgattgtatttttatatattgacaaAGGACTCTCCTACAATATAAAGAATATTTCGTTTGTATACGAAGAATATAACTCTTTTTTAAGTCTTATGATTCATTTGCTTTGTGTCTCTGAATCATgtgatatttattaaaatgtgtCAACTTAGCCATTATCAAACAGAAACtatattgtttatattatcTTTTCCCAAAGTTTCTATTGTTTtgggataatttttttatagtaattATTTCACCTTTTAAGTTTGAGAAAATGGGGGCTTTTGCAGGATCAACGACGATAGGTTAGGTGAATCCTTGAATGaataaaacacacaatcaaaaagcatttttagttttagtttaacCTTTTGaagatttcattaaaaaaaaaaaaaaaaaaaaagttttcggTTGCCCAAAAGACCACCAATAGGGAGCACTACTTTTACTAAGCAGAGAGTTTGAGAGcttaattgatgattttgtagtCAATATGAGATATGTCGGTACTCGGTAGAGTTTAGAGCGTTTGTTAACCAAGCTCATAGACAAAGATGTGAGAAATTAAATTGCTTAAGCTCCGTTCAGAACACAATTTCAATCTCCAACTCATTGTCCAAGGttcagatttttaaattattctcTTCATAATCTTTCCACTTTCTAACTTATAGAAATGCAATGAtgcatattatattataaaaaaaggcatttttgtttgaaattgattttacattcaattcaattgttttttttttctcctaacCTTTTTTTTCCCGAACTaggaaagaaggaaaagaaaagactcCAAACGCACCAAACCtcttcattaattatttttaaaaattacttattttacACTCACACAAAAGTACAAAGTACGAATtcaagaaaagcaaagaaaataaaaggaaaacaaacaaaaacacatccCACCCGttgaccaaaacaaataaaaaggaagaaaaaaaaacacaccaaaagGCAAAAGCCTCGCTACGTGACACGGTTGAAGCTTTTCTCACCAACGATAGACGGTCGACGGTTAGCACTTAGCAGCGTCCTTGCAGAAACCGCGAGACATAAATGGTGCTCGGCCCCGCCACCAGACACTCCCACGCCACGTCAGCATCCGCCTTCCATCTCCGCGTTGTAATAACCGGAGTTGCATCCAATCTCTGGACGCACCACTTGTTTACATTTATCAACCGTTGgatcttctctctttgtctacAAGCTAACCCACATGTGTTCCTCTTTATTTCTTCCACCACTTCACTAAACAGCACTTGTCTCTCTCCCGCATCCAAGAAGGGCTCGTGCTTGAAAAACTTTTCGAACTCTGAAATCCCAACTGCGTTCTTGATCCCTTCCGAGTAGTTCTTTAAATCAGAAGAGTTGAACAGCTCTCTAACTTCCTCAACCATTCCATTTGCCACCATCTTATCAACCCTTTCAGACAAAACACCGCGCAAAACAGGAACTGCCACGTCGACCCACAGGAAACAGCAATTGTATCTCGACCCGTCCATGACTAGATCCTCCAAGAAAGAGTTAGAACCGCCAACGACGATTGGTAGCTTTCCACGGTCGGTAATGGCTTCGATGAGGAAACTCGCCCTGTCACAGAAATCCGCGGTGGTGAAGTAGCCGCCGGCTTCAGGCGGCAGGACGCTGAGGAGATGGTGAGGAACGCCGCGTTTTTCCTCGGACGTGATCTTGTTGCTGACAATGTCGAGACCTCGGTAGACTTGGATCTTGTCGGTATTTATGATCTCTCCCGAGAAACGAGTGGCTAGGTCGACGGAGAGCCGTGACTTTCCGGTTCCGGTTGCTCCCATGATGAACAGGACTTTGTCCTTACGAGCGTAGGGCTTTACAATATCCATATGTTGACGAAAGCttagaaacaaaagatgatTTCAGCTCAGATTAGAATCTCCGGTGAAAATCCGAGAGAGAGCTaaggtaaaaaaagaagaagatattggaTCGATGGGGAAGAAGAAATGaactagaaatatatgagatttATCTTTGCTCTTATGTTGAATGAAAATGTTAAGTCTCATGTTACGTTCTTTTATAGAAGAGAGTAGCTAGCTTAGTAAAGTGAAgaaaggaggaggagggagacTAATCTAACGTATTATTAGTGATGTGGAGGCTGGAAGCCCACCATACCTAAACGGGCTCCAGAATAATTCAGGCTCGTTACCTTTCTATTCCCGTAAATtatgtttctaattttctaaATGCTTTTTGGTATTTAGTAGTATATTCTGAAGTAGGGCACTTGAAGGTAAGTAACTAACTCATGTACAATAATAGTTTTTGGTTTGGACTTTGAGTTGAAATGATAACAAAATTGTGGTATATGGAATTCCGAAaatgcttttctttatttattataatcactTAACTACAACAAGTCGTGATGTTTTCCTTATAATTTATCATTCAACATCTTGATATAATTAAGCCTCAGGTTATGTACGTTACCTCTATCTTCCTATCATGcgtcttttctttttccctagcatgatttttctttcttcgtcCCATTCTTCAGAAAgatgtttctctttcttctctagaTGCTTCAccttttgtttgaaatatttttatatatgttcctTGCATATTGCTTTATCTCctgttttaattttcttcccCAATCCTTTTTAATCTCTCTCATCAGCTTCTTCAGAGCCtagttaattaatttgtaaacaCCATTACATTGGTTATAGTTTTAACTAACATAAACTGGTGTTCAAACGAAAATTTCATATCTTACGTCAGCGACTTACTAACCAGATTAACTATTGCATTTTTAGAATATAGTCAAATGTTGTTATTAGTATATAGGAAATGTAGCATCTCGATAGAAGCCGCTCATTTTCTTCTGAAACGATATTATGAATTTCTCCAAACAAACCATAAAGTTGGATGGATccactttttcctttttaacacTCCatatcatcttctctctcttccacatCATAATTCAACACctacattgtttttattttctacaataatttttgtttaacaaaattaCAACACCTAATCCCAccaattttatttcatatttttaaccTTATTTTTTGtgaacaaatattattaatcataGTTAATATCAAATGAAATTAGAATAAGCAAAAATTAAATAgccttttaattaaaatcaaatgaaCACATATTACAGCCCAAAAAAAAGACCAAGGGGAGACACTTTTAGGCGTGTATGGATCATCCTCTGTTACATACcctttttaatatcaaaaactaCAAGGGATTCTACTAAATCTCACACCTCTCTAGAAGGTTatgtcacatatatatataaatgatatactctatatttattgttttctcaTGGTTGTTATGTTCCATTATATTGTGTTTCATTAGTAttttcattgtgttttgttgtatttaGTGTCCAAGTGTCttattaagtaaataaatattagcTTTTGTTGGGCTTAAAATCTAGATCGAGTAGTTTGGTTTGAACACGTTCTGAACTTTAGGTCCAATCAAAACCAATTTGTATCTCCATTATgtccattttttttaactggGACTAGATCGGTTttataaaaaggagaaaatgtCTTTTGTTACTTGTCATgaggttaaaaaaaacagaagaaggtGCGtcttcaaaaagacaaaaacacaatTGACTCTTTTCTTTGACTTACACATTggtaattttattgttttagtgtttgttttGCAAATGTGAACTACCTATACAAGCAATATTTCAATTTCTGGTTTGTGTGAATTACCACCAATCATGATGAGGTTTAGATTCATAAGAGTTGATGTTACACCGAACGTAAAATATTCAGGAGTGTTTTGACTTGTAATCTTTTTATCTAAATCGTCGATCGGTTTGAAAGTTGATGTCAAGCAATATAATATCGCATATAAAAAAATCAGTCCCAGTTAACCATATTTACAAGATGACCGTATTTACAAGATATGAGTGTTCAAGTTCATCAAAGGAAGGAGACCTTACCAGTTTGCTCTTAACTCTCACTCTTTGGTAGACTTGCTACTTTAAGGTCAAAAGACTAACTGATTAAGTGCCTTTGTAGAGGACCCATCATCCTCCAAAACCCTACAAGCTCCTtccttcatctccttcatcttAATCCTTACTCCTTTACCTTTTTTACCTTCATTAATCAATCCTTTACCTTCCATTAATCCCTTCACCACTCTAGCCACCTCTTCTTTTCTCACCACCCCGTTATGGCCCGCATGAGCCCTAAATGCTACGCGTATATCTTCAGTCAACAACATAGCATTCATCTTCTGCTCAGCGTATAATGGCCATGCTATTAGTGGAACTCCGTTTACTATACTTTCTAGAGTCGAATTCCATCCACAATGAGTCAAAAACCCTCCAGTAGATGGATGGGCTAAAATAAGAGCTTGTGGTGCCCAAGAGGGGATCACGAAACCTCTGCCTTTTGTCCGTTCTAGAAACCCTGGTGGTAAACAAGTTAATGGATCGGTTTTGCTATGCGAATCGAAATAGGAAGAATTAGCAGCCGAACTTGGACTTCGTATGACCCAAAGAAACCGTTGATCACTTTTTTCAAGACCAAGAGCAAGCTCATTGATCTGCTCACATGTGAGTGTACCACCACTACCAAATGACACATACAAAACCGAACTGAGCGGTTGGTCATCCAACCACTTTAAACATTGCAACTCTTCAAACTCGTTATCCTCTTGCTTACCAGTGTTAACCAATGGTCCGATCGGATAAACTGGCGGTTTATCAAGACCCGGTTCCTGCAAAGCCTTTATAGCATTTGGCTCTAGCTCGA
This genomic window contains:
- the LOC104788906 gene encoding LOW QUALITY PROTEIN: uncharacterized protein LOC104788906 (The sequence of the model RefSeq protein was modified relative to this genomic sequence to represent the inferred CDS: substituted 2 bases at 2 genomic stop codons), which codes for CLSAANFIVHCNKLVDQLQNALDKLPITDTTEETIDHSLNFNSSKSLAHESKMILQQXVQCQELDHXDIRDFRQFSRKEHNYIQGRMPRCDSRKAVHDLLKEVKEKNKRRDNKALSNCTLVCNHTSHDSLRKFVELEIKVRSFFFTFDHIIYRRKRNTFRDNGTKKTQNRKISTYPDAEYIKILNDKLP
- the LOC104788907 gene encoding adenylate isopentenyltransferase 3, chloroplastic-like — encoded protein: MDIVKPYARKDKVLFIMGATGTGKSRLSVDLATRFSGEIINTDKIQVYRGLDIVSNKITSEEKRGVPHHLLSVLPPEAGGYFTTADFCDRASFLIEAITDRGKLPIVVGGSNSFLEDLVMDGSRYNCCFLWVDVAVPVLRGVLSERVDKMVANGMVEEVRELFNSSDLKNYSEGIKNAVGISEFEKFFKHEPFLDAGERQVLFSEVVEEIKRNTCGLACRQREKIQRLINVNKWCVQRLDATPVITTRRWKADADVAWECLVAGPSTIYVSRFLQGRC
- the LOC104788908 gene encoding UDP-glycosyltransferase 72B1-like, coding for MEESKASHVVIIPTPGMGHLIPFVELAKRLIHRDSITTVTFVVIGEGPPTIAQRTVLDSLPSSISSVFLPPVNLTDLPSTARILTRISHTVTRSNPELRRVFNSLAEEGRSPTALVVDLFGTNAFDVAHEFQVSPYIFYPSNTNVLSFFLHLPRLDETVSCEFWELTEPVKLPGCVPVSGKDIIDTAQDRKNEGYKYTAQDSKRYKEAKGILVNSFIELEPNAIKALQEPGLDKPPVYPIGPLVNTGKQEDNEFEELQCLKWLDDQPLSSVLYVSFGSGGTLTCEQINELALGLEKSDQRFLWVIRSPSSAANSSYFDSHSKTDPLTCLPPGFLERTKGRGFVIPSWAPQALILAHPSTGGFLTHCGWNSTLESIVNGVPLIAWPLYAEQKMNAMLLTEDIRVAFRAHAGHNGVVRKEEVARVVKGLMEGKGLINEGKKGKGVRIKMKEMKEGACRVLEDDGSSTKALNQLVF